Proteins from one Terriglobus tenax genomic window:
- a CDS encoding GspE/PulE family protein, with the protein MAQAPIAIPLPAANGLELNEVERAQMLARRYHAEFVDLKNFKIQHELFRTVPVELMFRYNFVPLEQKTDGRLVIAVSDPSKLMVLDEVASLLSARLIARVATLSQITDLLKKNEQSQRVLEEASEGLTFDVISLEDNPDENISIEKLTSEEDISPIIRLVDTTIFTALERRASDIHLETYDDSLLVKYRIDGVLTQAMAPIAREHHQTILSRIKVMSELDIAERRVPQDGRFRVRYKGRLIDFRVSIMPTVHGENAVLRVLDKESMSEKFTKLSLDVVGFGEEDLRRFRRYIKEPYGMVLVTGPTGSGKTTTLYAALNEIKSEEDKIITIEDPVEYQIRGITQIPVNEKKGLTFARGLRSILRHDPDKILVGEIRDAETAQIAINSALTGHLVFTTVHANNVVDVLGRFLNMGVEPYNFVSALNCILAQRLVRQICDFCAHFVTYDDETLIQSGLEPEEWRGFRFREGAGCMECGGTGFRGRSAIHELLELDDEIREMLLAKKPGSEIRKVAGNKGMAFLRDSALQRVRAGITTLKEINKVTFIEATR; encoded by the coding sequence ATGGCACAAGCCCCCATCGCGATCCCGCTGCCTGCGGCGAATGGCCTGGAATTGAATGAGGTGGAGCGCGCGCAGATGCTGGCGCGGCGCTATCACGCCGAGTTTGTGGATCTGAAAAACTTCAAGATTCAGCATGAGCTGTTTCGCACGGTGCCGGTGGAACTGATGTTCCGCTACAACTTCGTTCCGCTGGAGCAGAAGACGGATGGCCGGCTGGTGATTGCGGTAAGCGATCCGTCGAAGCTGATGGTGCTGGACGAGGTTGCCTCCCTGCTTTCGGCAAGGCTGATTGCGCGTGTCGCGACACTGTCGCAGATTACCGACCTGCTGAAGAAGAATGAGCAGTCGCAGCGCGTGCTGGAAGAGGCCAGCGAGGGGCTGACCTTCGACGTGATCTCGCTGGAAGACAACCCGGACGAGAACATCTCCATTGAGAAGCTGACCAGCGAGGAAGATATCTCGCCGATTATCCGCCTGGTGGATACGACGATCTTCACCGCGCTGGAGCGGCGTGCTTCGGATATTCACCTGGAGACGTACGACGACTCGCTTCTGGTGAAGTACCGTATCGATGGTGTGTTGACACAGGCCATGGCTCCGATTGCACGCGAGCATCACCAGACGATCCTGTCGCGTATCAAGGTCATGAGCGAACTGGATATTGCCGAGCGGCGCGTGCCGCAGGATGGCCGCTTCCGGGTGCGTTACAAGGGGCGCCTGATCGATTTCCGCGTGTCCATTATGCCGACGGTGCATGGCGAGAATGCCGTGCTTCGCGTGCTGGACAAGGAGTCGATGAGCGAAAAGTTCACCAAGCTGAGCCTGGATGTCGTGGGCTTTGGTGAAGAGGATCTCCGCCGTTTCCGCCGCTACATCAAGGAGCCGTACGGCATGGTGCTGGTGACCGGTCCGACGGGTTCCGGCAAGACGACGACGCTTTACGCCGCATTGAACGAGATCAAGAGCGAAGAAGACAAGATCATCACGATCGAGGACCCGGTCGAGTACCAGATCCGTGGCATCACGCAGATCCCGGTCAATGAGAAGAAGGGGTTGACCTTTGCCCGCGGTCTGCGTTCGATTCTGCGTCATGACCCGGACAAGATCCTGGTGGGCGAAATCCGCGATGCGGAGACGGCGCAGATTGCCATCAACTCGGCGCTGACGGGTCACCTGGTGTTTACGACGGTCCACGCGAACAATGTGGTGGACGTGCTGGGCCGCTTCCTGAATATGGGCGTGGAGCCGTATAACTTCGTCTCGGCGTTGAACTGTATCCTGGCGCAGCGCCTGGTTCGCCAGATCTGCGACTTCTGCGCACACTTTGTCACCTATGACGATGAAACTCTGATCCAGAGCGGCCTGGAGCCGGAGGAGTGGCGCGGGTTCCGTTTCCGCGAGGGAGCGGGATGCATGGAGTGCGGTGGCACCGGCTTCCGCGGGCGTTCCGCGATTCATGAGCTGCTGGAGCTGGATGACGAGATCCGTGAGATGCTGCTGGCCAAGAAACCGGGTTCGGAGATTCGCAAGGTGGCCGGGAATAAAGGTATGGCGTTTCTGCGTGACTCAGCCCTGCAACGCGTGCGTGCCGGTATTACTACCTTGAAGGAGATCAACAAGGTAACCTTTATCGAGGCGACCCGGTAA
- a CDS encoding type IV pilus biogenesis protein PilM, whose translation MSFLSKLSGTYQRPRLAAELRTRSVVAAAADATTEPLRAVAQAALAEGALTPSLRIPNLADRVAVASALRSALERVATQSRDVTLVIPDATARVVLLDFDVMPSKSEDADSVVRFRLKRMLPFDADTAAVSYQVMNETRGSVSVLAVAMPADLRNEYEQAVREAGYEPGAMLPSSLAAVASLDPADPKPQLLLNIDESSMTTAIVKGGVLVLYRTVEFAHMEALAAEPAPVAEDPTSALAAMQADVLLAEVEHLSQTDEIARAISVSTAYFEDTQGALPDEILVAGSWPSSELERIAVATVGDGMKLREIVRVEDLLTTPSVARNLLAGVRGALKG comes from the coding sequence ATGTCATTTCTTTCCAAGTTGAGTGGTACCTATCAGCGACCTCGCCTGGCAGCGGAGTTGCGGACGCGGTCTGTGGTTGCGGCTGCGGCCGACGCTACGACGGAGCCGTTGCGCGCTGTGGCTCAGGCGGCGCTGGCCGAGGGTGCTTTGACGCCTTCGCTCAGGATTCCGAATCTTGCTGACCGTGTGGCGGTCGCATCGGCGCTGCGTTCCGCGCTGGAGCGTGTGGCCACGCAGTCGCGCGATGTGACCCTTGTAATTCCTGATGCGACGGCACGCGTGGTGTTGCTGGACTTTGACGTGATGCCTTCGAAGTCAGAGGATGCCGACAGCGTGGTGCGCTTCCGGTTGAAGCGCATGTTGCCGTTTGACGCGGACACGGCCGCGGTGAGCTACCAGGTGATGAACGAGACGAGGGGCAGCGTGAGTGTACTGGCGGTTGCCATGCCTGCGGATCTTCGTAATGAGTACGAGCAGGCTGTACGTGAGGCCGGTTATGAGCCGGGAGCCATGCTGCCCTCGTCGCTGGCTGCCGTGGCGTCGCTTGATCCGGCTGACCCGAAGCCGCAGCTTCTGCTGAATATTGATGAGTCCAGCATGACCACGGCCATTGTGAAGGGTGGTGTGCTGGTGCTGTACCGTACGGTTGAGTTTGCCCACATGGAGGCACTTGCGGCAGAGCCTGCTCCGGTGGCTGAAGACCCGACCTCGGCGCTGGCCGCGATGCAGGCGGATGTGCTGCTGGCGGAGGTGGAGCACCTGAGCCAGACGGATGAGATTGCTCGCGCGATCTCTGTCTCGACCGCATATTTTGAGGACACGCAGGGAGCTCTGCCGGACGAGATTCTGGTTGCCGGCAGCTGGCCTTCGAGCGAGCTGGAAAGAATCGCCGTAGCCACGGTTGGCGACGGCATGAAGCTGCGCGAGATTGTTCGGGTGGAAGATCTGCTGACGACACCTTCGGTGGCCCGCAATCTTCTGGCCGGTGTGAGAGGAGCTCTGAAGGGCTGA
- a CDS encoding type II secretion system protein, whose protein sequence is MTRRCGNEEGYLLVGLLVIIFIVLLMLGVAAPATLKALRHDQEVESMHRAQQYERAIQVYYRKLGHYPASIDQLENSNNMRFLRRRYTDPLTGKDDWRLIHFGETKSKIKGFFGQPLAPTGGGLGAASGMGSGLGASTTSTGATGSTGSTGSTSPFGGIGSQSASSLKGTGGVIVGVGTSKTGASQLAINGDETHYEDWEFVYDPRIEQLRAQASLLGGSAGSGSLGSLGATGSTGATGSTGSTGSTGTTTLP, encoded by the coding sequence ATGACAAGGCGTTGCGGCAATGAAGAGGGATACCTGCTGGTTGGACTTCTGGTCATCATCTTCATTGTGCTGTTGATGCTTGGCGTGGCTGCACCTGCCACCCTGAAGGCACTGCGTCATGACCAGGAGGTTGAGTCCATGCATCGCGCGCAGCAGTATGAGCGTGCCATCCAGGTCTACTACCGCAAGCTTGGCCACTATCCTGCTTCGATTGACCAGTTGGAGAACTCCAACAACATGCGCTTTCTGCGCCGCCGCTACACGGACCCGCTGACAGGGAAGGATGACTGGCGGCTGATTCATTTTGGCGAGACGAAATCGAAGATCAAGGGGTTCTTTGGCCAGCCGCTGGCGCCCACCGGCGGCGGCTTGGGAGCGGCTTCGGGTATGGGATCGGGGCTTGGTGCCTCGACGACATCGACCGGGGCGACAGGGAGTACGGGATCGACCGGCAGCACCAGCCCGTTTGGCGGGATCGGCAGCCAGAGCGCGTCCAGCCTGAAAGGGACCGGTGGTGTGATCGTCGGTGTGGGTACGTCGAAGACCGGAGCGTCGCAACTGGCGATCAACGGCGACGAGACGCACTATGAAGACTGGGAGTTTGTGTACGATCCGCGGATTGAGCAGTTGCGTGCGCAGGCAAGTCTGCTGGGCGGCTCAGCGGGCAGTGGCTCTTTGGGAAGTCTCGGAGCGACGGGATCGACCGGTGCGACGGGTTCTACAGGTTCAACCGGAAGTACGGGAACCACGACACTACCCTGA
- a CDS encoding PilN domain-containing protein: MRIQINLASRPFVELGPVFKRLRIAMAALGVLAVVLGGLLYLESAKADKAETELAKLRNHTSDLQRERSRNESRMHQPVNAAALERSRFLNDLFLRKGFSWTAVMMDLENVLPAGVQVSSIEPQIGSDGEVHIRLRVLGDRDKAVDLVRNLEHSRRFAGPRLASESLQTSGNQPAFQMAAMGNVEFDILSGYNPLAPRTEAKKDEQGNAPKLEKPGSHAPVKPRVTSPSKPAAKNAVAPAKKGAAKR; this comes from the coding sequence ATGCGTATTCAGATCAATCTCGCGTCGCGGCCGTTTGTGGAGCTTGGGCCGGTCTTCAAGCGGCTGCGCATAGCCATGGCCGCGCTGGGTGTACTGGCGGTGGTGCTGGGCGGTTTGCTGTATCTGGAGTCCGCAAAGGCGGACAAAGCCGAAACGGAACTGGCGAAGCTGCGTAATCACACGTCTGACCTGCAGCGTGAGCGCAGCCGCAATGAGTCCCGGATGCATCAGCCTGTGAATGCGGCGGCGCTGGAGCGGTCGCGCTTCCTGAACGACCTGTTCCTGCGCAAGGGGTTCAGCTGGACGGCCGTGATGATGGACCTGGAGAATGTGCTTCCGGCCGGTGTGCAGGTGTCGTCGATTGAGCCGCAGATTGGCAGCGACGGCGAGGTGCATATTCGCCTGCGTGTGCTGGGCGATCGCGATAAGGCGGTGGACCTGGTGCGCAACCTGGAGCATTCGCGTCGCTTTGCGGGACCGAGGCTGGCGAGTGAGTCCCTGCAGACCAGCGGCAACCAGCCGGCATTTCAGATGGCGGCGATGGGCAACGTGGAGTTCGATATTCTTTCCGGCTATAACCCGCTGGCTCCTCGCACGGAGGCGAAAAAGGACGAGCAGGGCAATGCTCCAAAGCTGGAGAAGCCAGGTTCGCATGCGCCTGTGAAGCCACGCGTGACCTCGCCGTCGAAACCGGCAGCGAAGAACGCAGTGGCTCCGGCGAAGAAGGGAGCGGCGAAACGATGA
- a CDS encoding radical SAM protein: protein MSHELGAIRGAILAGERMDVSAARWLWEHATDAELQELSTVVRDRFHPQHRCTYMIMRIINYTNVCVAQCDYCAFYKLPGQEGGYVMAQDEVFAKLDQLLTLGGDLAAFNGGFNPHLPLNYYCDLFRTIRERYGDELEFYAMTIAEFMYLADHAKLSFDEAAARFKTAGVRWITGGGAEILTEEFRRRHSKFKYTVSEYFEAQRAILRAGLKTTATMVIGFDETIEERLEHLERVRAFQDETGGIASFLCWTFKPYFTQIGGIEISTQEYLRHLALSRIFLDNVPRIRTSVLTQNDRALEGLTYGADDFDLPIEDEVTQKAGATISLDFDRILNVARQLGYQPEYRHVATGARVAG from the coding sequence ATGTCTCACGAACTGGGAGCGATCCGCGGGGCAATTCTGGCGGGAGAGCGCATGGATGTTTCTGCTGCCCGCTGGCTGTGGGAGCACGCCACCGATGCGGAACTGCAGGAGCTCAGCACGGTTGTTCGCGACCGCTTTCATCCGCAGCATCGTTGCACGTACATGATCATGCGGATCATCAACTATACGAACGTTTGCGTGGCGCAGTGTGATTACTGTGCGTTTTATAAGCTGCCCGGGCAGGAGGGCGGTTATGTGATGGCGCAGGACGAGGTCTTTGCCAAGCTGGACCAGTTGCTGACGCTGGGTGGCGACCTGGCGGCGTTCAACGGCGGCTTCAATCCGCATCTGCCGCTGAATTATTACTGCGATCTGTTCCGCACAATCCGCGAGCGTTATGGTGATGAACTGGAGTTTTATGCGATGACCATCGCGGAGTTCATGTACCTGGCCGATCATGCGAAGTTGAGCTTTGATGAGGCCGCGGCACGCTTCAAAACTGCCGGTGTGCGGTGGATTACCGGCGGCGGCGCGGAGATTCTTACCGAGGAGTTCCGCAGGCGGCACAGCAAGTTCAAGTACACGGTCAGTGAATACTTTGAGGCACAGCGCGCGATTCTGCGGGCCGGGTTGAAAACAACCGCGACGATGGTCATCGGTTTTGACGAGACGATTGAAGAACGGTTGGAGCACCTGGAGCGTGTACGCGCGTTTCAGGACGAGACCGGCGGTATTGCCAGCTTCCTGTGCTGGACCTTCAAGCCATACTTCACGCAGATTGGCGGTATCGAGATCTCGACGCAGGAGTATCTGCGTCACCTGGCCCTGAGCCGCATCTTCCTCGACAATGTGCCTCGCATCCGCACCTCGGTATTGACGCAGAACGATCGCGCGCTGGAGGGGCTGACGTATGGAGCCGATGACTTCGATCTTCCGATTGAAGATGAGGTAACGCAGAAGGCCGGTGCAACCATAAGCCTGGACTTTGACCGCATCCTCAATGTTGCCCGGCAGCTTGGCTATCAGCCGGAGTACCGGCATGTGGCGACCGGGGCACGCGTCGCAGGTTGA